The Thiohalorhabdus sp. Cl-TMA genome includes a window with the following:
- a CDS encoding rod shape-determining protein, translating to MIVDRLMGAFSSDLAVDLGTANTLIFVRGKGIALSEPSVVAIREGERGMKRIQAVGNEAKEMLGRTPGNITAIRPMRDGVIADFQVTEAMLKHFIRKAHNNRIMRPSPRIIVSVPYGSTPVERRAIRESAESAGARQVFLIEEPMAAAIGAGLPIGEARGSMVVDIGGGTTEVAIISLGGIVYSQSVRMGGDKMDDAIVGYIRRKYNVIIGESTAERIKIEIGSAARVAESDNREMSIKGRDLARGIPTTLNLTTNEILEALEEPLNSIVEGVKVALEQAPPELAGDIAERGLVLTGGGALIHAMDKRLMDESDLPVVVAENPLNCVALGGGRALEEIDTFRDVFARE from the coding sequence ATGATTGTCGATCGCCTCATGGGGGCCTTCTCCAGTGACCTCGCCGTGGATTTGGGCACGGCCAACACTCTGATCTTTGTCCGTGGTAAAGGAATCGCGCTTTCCGAACCTTCCGTGGTGGCCATCCGCGAAGGCGAGCGTGGCATGAAGCGGATTCAGGCCGTGGGCAACGAGGCCAAGGAAATGCTCGGCCGCACCCCGGGCAACATCACGGCCATCCGGCCCATGCGGGACGGAGTCATCGCCGACTTCCAGGTCACAGAGGCGATGCTCAAGCACTTCATCCGCAAGGCCCACAACAACCGCATCATGCGGCCCAGTCCCCGCATCATCGTTTCCGTTCCCTATGGTTCCACGCCCGTGGAGCGACGCGCCATCCGGGAATCCGCCGAGAGCGCCGGCGCCCGCCAGGTCTTCCTCATCGAGGAGCCCATGGCGGCGGCGATCGGCGCCGGTCTGCCCATCGGAGAAGCGCGGGGCTCCATGGTGGTGGACATCGGCGGTGGCACCACCGAAGTAGCCATCATCTCCCTCGGCGGCATCGTCTATTCGCAGAGCGTGCGCATGGGCGGCGACAAGATGGATGACGCCATCGTCGGCTACATCCGACGCAAGTACAACGTCATCATCGGCGAGAGCACCGCGGAGCGGATCAAGATCGAGATCGGCAGCGCGGCCCGGGTGGCGGAGTCGGACAACCGTGAGATGAGCATCAAGGGACGCGACCTAGCCCGGGGCATACCCACCACCTTGAACCTGACCACCAACGAGATCCTCGAGGCCCTCGAAGAACCGCTCAACAGCATCGTCGAGGGCGTGAAGGTGGCCCTTGAGCAGGCGCCTCCCGAGCTAGCCGGCGACATCGCCGAGCGTGGCCTGGTGCTCACCGGCGGCGGCGCCCTGATTCACGCCATGGACAAGCGGCTCATGGACGAGTCGGACCTGCCCGTGGTCGTGGCGGAGAACCCGCTGAACTGCGTGGCGCTCGGCGGCGGCAGAGCCCTGGAAGAGATCGACACGTTCCGGGACGTCTTCGCCCGCGAATAG
- the gatC gene encoding Asp-tRNA(Asn)/Glu-tRNA(Gln) amidotransferase subunit GatC, whose translation MALDRDTAEQVAHLARLRLDPEQAADVAEDLSRVLDLIDQIEQVDTADVTPLAHPLDLSQPLRGDEVTSDWDRGELQKSAPDVVEGYYRVPRSVE comes from the coding sequence ATGGCCCTGGATCGGGATACCGCCGAACAAGTCGCCCACCTCGCCCGGCTCCGCCTAGACCCTGAGCAGGCCGCGGACGTGGCCGAGGACCTCTCCCGTGTCCTGGACCTGATCGACCAGATCGAGCAGGTGGACACCGCGGATGTGACCCCGCTCGCCCACCCGCTGGACCTCTCCCAGCCGCTGCGCGGCGACGAGGTCACCAGTGACTGGGATCGGGGCGAGCTGCAGAAGAGCGCTCCCGACGTGGTGGAAGGCTACTACCGGGTCCCGCGCTCGGTGGAATAG
- the gatA gene encoding Asp-tRNA(Asn)/Glu-tRNA(Gln) amidotransferase subunit GatA, producing the protein MVRELTLSRIRQGLRNKEFSSREVTQAYLDRIEELDPRLNSFTQSFRDAALAAADAADRRIAAGEARPLEGVPIAHKDLLATVEGRTTCASRMLESYQSPFDATVVERLGEAGAVVLGKTNLDELAMGSSNETSYFGPVRNPWSTDAVPGGSSGGSGASVAARLCAGATGTDTGGSIRQPAGLCGITGLKPTYGRCSRYGLVAFASSLDQPGPMALTAEDCAHMLTAMAGFDERDSTSVDRPVNDYVGGLEADFSGKVIGVPAEFFTEGLAPDVERAVKAALDQYRALGAEVREIHLPHYPYSIPTYQVISAAEASSNLARFDGVRYTHRTAEPENLIDMYQSTRAEGFGAEVQRRIMVGTFVLSAGYYDAYYLKAQKVRTRIRDDFAKAFEEVDLIAGPTSPTAAFGIGEKATDPIAMYLSDLYTTAANLAGVPGISFPCGFSEGGLPVGMHMMANFFREDLLLNAAHQYQQATDWHTRIPEGF; encoded by the coding sequence GTGGTTCGCGAACTGACCCTGAGCCGGATCCGGCAGGGCCTGCGGAACAAGGAATTCTCCTCCCGCGAGGTCACCCAGGCCTATCTCGATCGCATCGAGGAGCTGGACCCGCGCCTGAACAGCTTTACGCAGTCCTTCCGGGATGCCGCCCTGGCCGCCGCCGATGCCGCCGACCGGCGCATTGCCGCCGGCGAGGCGCGACCCCTGGAAGGGGTGCCTATCGCCCACAAGGACCTGCTGGCCACCGTCGAGGGCCGCACCACCTGCGCGTCGCGGATGCTGGAGAGCTACCAGTCGCCCTTCGACGCCACGGTGGTGGAGCGCCTCGGCGAGGCCGGCGCCGTGGTGCTGGGCAAGACCAACCTGGACGAGCTCGCCATGGGCTCGTCCAACGAGACCAGCTATTTCGGTCCCGTGCGCAACCCGTGGAGCACGGATGCGGTGCCCGGCGGTTCTTCCGGCGGCTCCGGGGCCTCCGTGGCGGCGCGGCTGTGCGCCGGTGCCACCGGTACCGATACCGGCGGCTCCATCCGCCAGCCGGCGGGGCTGTGCGGCATCACCGGCCTGAAGCCCACCTATGGCCGCTGCTCCCGCTACGGCCTGGTGGCCTTCGCCTCCAGCCTCGACCAGCCCGGTCCCATGGCGCTCACCGCCGAGGACTGCGCGCACATGCTCACCGCCATGGCGGGCTTCGACGAGCGCGATTCCACCAGCGTGGACCGGCCCGTGAACGACTACGTGGGTGGTCTGGAAGCCGATTTTTCGGGAAAGGTCATCGGCGTACCGGCGGAGTTCTTCACCGAGGGCTTGGCCCCGGACGTGGAGCGTGCGGTGAAGGCGGCGCTGGACCAGTATCGGGCGCTCGGCGCCGAGGTCCGCGAGATCCACCTGCCGCACTATCCGTACTCCATCCCCACCTACCAGGTGATCTCCGCCGCGGAGGCCAGCTCCAACCTGGCGCGGTTCGACGGGGTGCGCTACACCCACCGCACCGCGGAGCCGGAGAACCTCATCGACATGTACCAGTCCACCCGCGCCGAGGGCTTCGGCGCCGAGGTGCAGCGGCGCATCATGGTGGGCACCTTCGTGCTCTCGGCGGGCTACTACGACGCCTACTACCTCAAGGCCCAGAAGGTGCGCACGCGCATCCGAGACGATTTCGCCAAGGCCTTCGAGGAGGTGGACCTGATCGCCGGGCCCACCAGCCCCACGGCCGCCTTCGGCATCGGCGAGAAGGCCACCGATCCCATCGCCATGTACCTCTCGGACCTCTACACCACCGCCGCCAACCTGGCCGGGGTGCCCGGGATCTCTTTCCCGTGCGGATTCTCTGAGGGCGGGCTGCCGGTGGGCATGCACATGATGGCGAACTTCTTCCGGGAGGACCTGCTGCTGAACGCCGCGCACCAGTACCAGCAGGCCACCGACTGGCACACCCGGATCCCCGAGGGCTTCTAG
- the mreC gene encoding rod shape-determining protein MreC produces MAAIILAALSILLMGADSRFAWTENIRSALLSTIYPVQRVVSAPILLSQAFSEEVRSHFRVHHQNERLQDRLRHLRVENQELEALRRENDRLRQLLNEAQRLERSVSAVQIVAESPDPFHHTLTISRGELNGVYSGQPVISAEGVVGQISALAPITAQVILLTDPNSGIPVLVRDSRVRGILAGTGSKDRLELRYVPTSAQVEAGDELVTSGLGGVFPKGLQAARVVEVVRDPHSPFAEITARPAVPVSRLEDVLLLEEGKPGPEKQEEEQVQAKAQERAAP; encoded by the coding sequence GTGGCCGCCATCATCCTGGCGGCCCTATCGATCCTCCTCATGGGCGCCGACAGCCGGTTCGCCTGGACCGAGAACATCCGCAGCGCCCTGCTTTCGACCATATATCCCGTCCAGCGGGTGGTGAGCGCACCCATCCTGCTCTCCCAGGCTTTCTCCGAGGAGGTGCGGAGCCACTTCCGGGTACACCATCAGAATGAGCGCCTGCAGGACCGGCTGCGCCACCTCCGGGTGGAGAACCAGGAGCTGGAGGCCCTTCGCCGCGAGAACGACCGCCTTCGGCAGCTCCTCAACGAGGCGCAGCGCCTGGAGCGCTCCGTGAGTGCGGTGCAGATCGTCGCCGAGAGCCCCGACCCCTTCCACCATACCCTGACCATCAGCCGGGGGGAGCTGAACGGGGTCTACTCGGGACAGCCGGTCATCAGCGCCGAGGGTGTGGTGGGCCAGATCAGCGCGCTGGCACCCATTACCGCCCAGGTCATCCTGTTGACGGATCCCAACAGCGGCATCCCGGTTCTCGTCCGGGATTCCCGGGTGCGGGGCATCCTGGCGGGCACGGGCAGCAAGGACCGCCTGGAGCTGCGCTACGTCCCCACCAGCGCACAGGTGGAGGCCGGTGACGAGCTGGTCACCTCGGGCCTGGGGGGCGTATTCCCCAAGGGGCTGCAGGCGGCGCGTGTGGTGGAGGTGGTGCGCGATCCCCATTCGCCGTTCGCGGAGATAACCGCCCGTCCGGCGGTCCCCGTGTCCCGGCTGGAGGATGTGCTGCTGCTCGAGGAGGGCAAACCGGGGCCCGAGAAACAGGAAGAGGAACAGGTACAGGCGAAGGCACAGGAAAGGGCGGCGCCTTGA